DNA from Deinobacterium chartae:
GACTTTCCGGCGTTGGGTCGCCCGATCAGCGCCAGCCGTGCACCGCGCTGAGCCATGCGCCCGGCGCGGGCACTGTGCAGCAGCGCCTCGAGGTCCTGTACGGCGGCCCGCAGCGGCCGTTCACGGTCCTCCTCGGGAACGCCCTCCTCGGGGTAGTCAAGCATCGCCTGCACCGCCGCCAGCACCCGGGTCAGCTGCGCAGACAGCGCCTCGACCCGCCGCGACAGAGCGCCTTGCAGCCCCATCGCCGCCTGCCGCCGGGCCGTGTCGGTCTGGGCGTTTACCAGCGCCCCGACCGCCTCGGCCTGCGCCAGATCGATGCGCCCCGCGAGGTAGGCGCGCAGCGTGAACTCGCCGGGCTGTGCCACCCGCGCTCCCAGTTCGAGCGTGCGGGCCAGCAGGGCTGCCAGCACCGCCGGACCGCCGTGCGCCTGGAACTCCACCACGTCCTCGCCGGTGTACGAGTGCGGTGCCCGGAATACCAGCAGCAGCCCCTCGTCGATGACGTTTCCGGCAGCGTCCAGAAAACGCCCGAACAAAAAGCGGCCGCCGGGCGTGCGGCTGGGTACGCGCCGTCCCCGGAACACCGCGTCGGCCACCGCGTGGGCACGCGGTCCCGAAACGCGCACGATCCCCACCGCCCCCAGCCCCTGCGCGCTGGAGATGGCGGCGATGGTATCCGAACGAAGGGCTAAGCTCACCCGCCCTGCCGCTTCCAGCGGCCCCGGCCGCCTCCGGGCCGGACGGTCTTGGCCTGCACGTCGGTCTGATCGAAGCGCAGCATCAGAGCAATACGGCCACGCGACATGATCTTATGCGGATTCTTGGGGATAAACGCCGTCACGACATCGATCCAGAAGTGTTTGGGGTCAAAGTCCACCACAACCTGTAACGGTAACTCAAGTGTCCCCACCGTAAAGTAACCCATCACCAGCCAGCGGCGGTCCTGGGGGTACACCGCGCGGATCTTCCCGGTTTCCAGCACCCGGACGATGTCCACCTCGCTGAATCCCTCGGCCCGCGCATGCTGCTGCGCGTGCGATTTGACTGCGTAGCGACCCTCCCACAGCACGTCCCGAAGCTGTTGATGGGCACGCTGGAGCACAAACTCCCGGGTGTCCACCTCGAGGGTCGCGTCCCTGTCAGAGTTCAGCGCGGCGTTCGTTGCGTGTCGTCTCATGGCGGCACCCCCCTGATAAAGCAAAAAGCCCCCTCAACTCGGTTGGTTGGGGGGAACGATTCGGCGCAACCCTTAACAGGTCATGCGCTCAGTGTAGCAGACCACGTGTTCGAACAGGATGAAAAATGCCCTCAGGCCCGTTTCCAACCCGCGAATACCCCAAAACCCAGTAACAGGTAAGATAAAAGTCACGACAGCCCCTCGTTCGTGCTGCTCAGCGGCCGGCCGTACGTTTCTCTCGCTGCGTGTCCCCGGGACCCGCCCGTGTTGACGTAACCTTTTCAGGAGGTGGCCATGATTCGACCGATGCGTCCCAGCGACGTCCACGACGTCATTACCCTGCTCGAATGGATGGACGGTTCCCCCGATCGGGAGGTTTTCAGCCCCGAGGCCCGCGACCTCGAGGACCTGCGCTGGGAATGCCAGGGCAAGACCTGCCTGGTCTACCAAGATGACCTGGGCACGGTGCGCGGCTACGCTGCCCTGAGCCCGTACAAGGATGGCTTTTTGCTCGAGGGACCGCTGAGCAACCGGGGCATCGTGCGCCCGCTGCTGGCCGAACTGC
Protein-coding regions in this window:
- the mnmE gene encoding tRNA uridine-5-carboxymethylaminomethyl(34) synthesis GTPase MnmE → MSLALRSDTIAAISSAQGLGAVGIVRVSGPRAHAVADAVFRGRRVPSRTPGGRFLFGRFLDAAGNVIDEGLLLVFRAPHSYTGEDVVEFQAHGGPAVLAALLARTLELGARVAQPGEFTLRAYLAGRIDLAQAEAVGALVNAQTDTARRQAAMGLQGALSRRVEALSAQLTRVLAAVQAMLDYPEEGVPEEDRERPLRAAVQDLEALLHSARAGRMAQRGARLALIGRPNAGKSSLLNALLGYERSIVTPVAGTTRDYLEAALELAGVPVTLIDTAGLRETLDAIEAAGVSRARELAENADLVLLLEDGSQPREPVDEALLAPLEGRLLRLRTKADLPAAWEDERSLPVSAASGLGLPELREALRQRLLGDVALAEAWLSSPRQADAAERALAHVRAALELPDELASYELEAALEALAEIHGRNVSEDVLDAIFSNFCVGK
- a CDS encoding DUF4258 domain-containing protein, which encodes MRRHATNAALNSDRDATLEVDTREFVLQRAHQQLRDVLWEGRYAVKSHAQQHARAEGFSEVDIVRVLETGKIRAVYPQDRRWLVMGYFTVGTLELPLQVVVDFDPKHFWIDVVTAFIPKNPHKIMSRGRIALMLRFDQTDVQAKTVRPGGGRGRWKRQGG